The following proteins are co-located in the Imtechella halotolerans genome:
- a CDS encoding metal-dependent transcriptional regulator, with protein MTLSEENYLKAIFHLAKDKNDGVPTNSIAEEMDTKASSVTDMLKKLSEKELVNYKKYQGVQLTEKGRLHALKVIRKHRLWEVFLVEKLNFSWDEVHEVAEQLEHIQSEKLVAELDALLGFPKVDPHGDPIPDKNGHLQTTAKVLLSNLQVGDKGICVGVKNSSKEFLQYLDKLSIALGNEIEVLSKEPFDHSIQILLHGQSINLSAMAAGNLYIKKN; from the coding sequence ATGACACTATCTGAAGAAAATTATTTAAAGGCGATATTTCATCTTGCTAAAGACAAAAATGATGGAGTTCCAACGAATTCTATTGCAGAAGAAATGGACACCAAGGCTTCCTCTGTAACGGATATGTTAAAGAAACTTTCAGAAAAAGAATTGGTTAATTATAAAAAATACCAAGGAGTTCAACTGACTGAGAAAGGAAGGCTTCATGCTCTTAAAGTGATCCGAAAACATCGTCTTTGGGAAGTATTCTTAGTTGAAAAACTTAACTTTTCATGGGATGAAGTACATGAGGTAGCAGAACAACTAGAACATATCCAATCTGAAAAATTAGTAGCCGAACTTGATGCTTTGCTTGGCTTTCCAAAAGTTGATCCTCATGGTGATCCAATACCTGACAAAAACGGACATCTACAAACCACAGCAAAAGTATTACTAAGTAATCTTCAAGTTGGAGATAAAGGTATCTGCGTAGGTGTCAAAAATTCATCTAAAGAATTCTTGCAATACCTTGACAAATTATCAATTGCCTTAGGAAACGAAATTGAGGTACTTTCAAAAGAACCTTTTGACCATTCCATTCAAATACTACTACACGGACAATCGATTAACCTTTCTGCCATGGCAGCCGGTAACCTCTATATTAAAAAAAACTAA